The Halomonas sp. HAL1 genome segment CATTATTTTGGCCAATACTCGGATTATTGTGACTAACTAATGGAAGATATAGAGACTAAGAGCCGGGCTGGACTGGTAGAAAAAGTGGCGGACTACTTGCGCGAACATATTGTCATGGATCACTTCCAACCAGGACAGCGTTTGCCTGAGCGGACTCTGGCAGACCAGCTAAAGGTTTCACGAACGCCTATGCGGGAAGCATTAAAAACGCTGGCTGCAGAAGGATTAGTTGTCATCTCCCCCCATCGAGGGGCGGTAGTGGCTGATGTCAGCCCAGCAGATATTCAGGAAAAAGCATATGTCCTTAGCGTTCTTGAACAGGCTGCCGCCGAACTAGCCTGTATTAAGGCTACCGATGACGACATCGCTGAGCTGCAGGCTCTGCACTTTGAGATGAAAGCCGCTTTTCTGCGCCGTGATCGACAGAACTACTTTCGGCTCAATCAGGAAATTCATAATCGGATCGTATCTCTTTCGGGAAACGCCTCACTCGTAGAGATTCATGGCAACCTTAGTCGCCAGTTGTACCGAGTACGTTATCTCTCCAATCAGAAGAATGACAAATGGTCGGTTGCTATGGCAGAGCACGAAGCCATCATGGAGGCTATGGAAGCCAGAGACGCAGAGCGTATCGGCCGTGAATTGCGGAATCATCTTGGCAAAACATGGGTGAAGTACGCACATGAGGAGAATTTACAGGAAAACAATCAGGTTGGGATTGGCTCGACCCTCTCTTAAGCCAGATAGTGGTGACTTAACTTTTCTATGATAACTAATTGCCATCCCGCTAAATCTTAAGCTTTTGGGTGCCTTCAAGGGCCCTGTTAGATTAGAGCCAACGGCCTGATGCTTGCCGTGTTTAAAAATAGACACTGTCTGAATGAAGGTCACGCATCCCCTCCCTCCGCTTAAGTAGCGCTCAGCTTTAGAGCCCGATGCTACGACGATGGTGCTAGGCAAGAATAACGTATTTTAGGGATAGATATCATCGCCCTCACAAAGTTGTTTCTGTGGGTGCGTTTTTAATTCTGATGGTTTATCAATTAAAATTGTGAACACTGTATTCTTTGCGGCACTGACGTAATGGTTGATTTACACTCTTTTGTCAGCCTTTAGACGTTTGCCTGAAAGTCTCTATAACACATTGAATGGGCGCTTTCTGCGCTTTCCAGGATCGGAGGACAACCGCTGCCGCGCTTCACCAGGGTATTTTGGTAGTATTGATGTGCTGCTTCGAACCACTCATCTGTTAACTCTGGCGCTTCGTCAGCATCAATCCAGGTACTGTTCGTATCGCTGCCTTTCAAGTTCATTGGCGTACCTCTTAATGAATAATGTGGCGATTCTTGCGCGTTGTTTCCACACAATCACAGGCATCTTTCATCTACAATTTCCTTTACTCCAAATAATACAGGGGAATCCCATTACCGTAATGACCTTCCCCTAGATTAGCACCATTGACTCAATAAAATACAAACCAGAGTGCTGAGGATATAGAACGTATGTCTGCGTTATTGCTCCCCTATAAGTACCAAAACACATATTTTCCGCTATGCTTATAAACCTGACCCGTTGATCCAGGACGATGCGCATGACATTCCGCTTTGTGCCTTCCCTATCCGACACAGACCTTCAGACATTGATGGCAACCTATACCTATGGCGTGAAACCCGCCTTGCGTCGTCGGGCTCATGCCATCGTGCTGAGTCACCAAGGTCATACCATCGATCAGATCTGCAAGATTCTGTCCGTTACCCGCGAAACGGTTTCGCTCTGGTTCGATGCTTGGGAGGCACAGGGCCTCGATGGGCTCCGGGACAAGCCTCGCGCCGGGCGACCCGCCATCTATAGTGATGCGGAGCGGGAGCGGTTACTTGAACTCGTACAAGAGCAACCTCATCAGCTGAAGGCCGTCCAGGCACGACTCCAGCAGGAAACCGGAAAAGGTGCCTGTACCATGACGCTCAAGCGAGCATTAAAAAAATCTGGGGTATAGCTTTAAGCGCACCCGGCGATCCCTGAAAAGCCAGCGTAACGAGACTGACTTCCGCCATACACAAGGCCTGCTGGCTGAGCTTCAGCGTTGGGAGGATCGGGGCGAGACGGAACTGTACTATTTCGATGAGTCAGGCTTTGCCCTGTCCTCCGTCTTGCCTTACGCCTGGAGCCCTATCGGCCATCCTCAGGAAATGCCGGGCTACTCGCATAGTCAGCGCCTGAACGTACTGGGCTTCTTGAGTCGTCAGGGCTCGCTGATTTACCACTCGACCATGACGACCATCACCACCGAGGTGGTCATTGAGGCTTTTGACCGCCTGATTGCCCAGAAGTCGCCGGACGCTTTTGCCATCGTGGTGCTGGATAATGCCAGTGTCCATCGCTCAAAGGCTTTCCGACATAAGGAGTTGGAATGGATGTCGCACCGTGTGTACCTCGTCTATCTATCTGCTTATTCGCCGGAGCTAAATCTCATCGAGATTCTTTGGCGCAAGGTCAAGTATGAGTGGCTGCCGTTGACGGCTTATGAAAGCTTCTCGTCCTTGAAAGACTATGTCCATAAGGTGTTGTCAGGCTACGGCAACGAATACCGGATTACTTTTGTATAAGCACTTAGCTAAGGCTATAGTTGGGTATAACTGACCATCCGACAACACTACTTCAACGTACTTGTTTAGAAAACAGTACTCTTATACTACTTGCAACGACTAGCGCCGCATCAGTAATAAGATGAACTGGAACTCGCTCATCAGCACGGTGGCCATTTGCTTCAAGTGGATCACTTGGACCGGCTCCATACATAATGGTGGGTATTCCTGCTTCGCTGTAATGGCGTGCATCGGTATAAAGCGGCATAGCGCCTTTCCCCACCGTTTCCCCAAGTACTTTTTGCGCCTCAGCGGCAAAAATGTCGGCTAATTCTTCTGAAATGGGCGTCGAAGTAAAAGGAGCAGCCAGCAGGCGCTGGGCAACACGCACGTTTA includes the following:
- a CDS encoding IS630 family transposase (programmed frameshift), which produces MTFRFVPSLSDTDLQTLMATYTYGVKPALRRRAHAIVLSHQGHTIDQICKILSVTRETVSLWFDAWEAQGLDGLRDKPRAGRPAIYSDAERERLLELVQEQPHQLKAVQARLQQETGKGACTMTLKRALKKSGYSFKRTRRSLKSQRNETDFRHTQGLLAELQRWEDRGETELYYFDESGFALSSVLPYAWSPIGHPQEMPGYSHSQRLNVLGFLSRQGSLIYHSTMTTITTEVVIEAFDRLIAQKSPDAFAIVVLDNASVHRSKAFRHKELEWMSHRVYLVYLSAYSPELNLIEILWRKVKYEWLPLTAYESFSSLKDYVHKVLSGYGNEYRITFV
- a CDS encoding GntR family transcriptional regulator; the encoded protein is MEDIETKSRAGLVEKVADYLREHIVMDHFQPGQRLPERTLADQLKVSRTPMREALKTLAAEGLVVISPHRGAVVADVSPADIQEKAYVLSVLEQAAAELACIKATDDDIAELQALHFEMKAAFLRRDRQNYFRLNQEIHNRIVSLSGNASLVEIHGNLSRQLYRVRYLSNQKNDKWSVAMAEHEAIMEAMEARDAERIGRELRNHLGKTWVKYAHEENLQENNQVGIGSTLS